The region TACCTCCGCCCGCCGCCGGTCGCCCACAGCAGCCGCCCGTGCGCCGCCTCCGAGCCCATCTGCGCCTCCACCCCCATGTCCATGTCTATGTCCATGCTGCTGATGCCGATGGCGCCCTGGCCTCCCCTCCCCTGaacgagcagcagcagcaggaggaggaggggcaACACCGG is a window of Triticum dicoccoides isolate Atlit2015 ecotype Zavitan chromosome 2B, WEW_v2.0, whole genome shotgun sequence DNA encoding:
- the LOC119368863 gene encoding rapid alkalinization factor 23-like; this translates as MPPSPWAATPVLPLLLLLLLLVQGRGGQGAIGISSMDIDMDMGVEAQMGSEAAHGRLLWATGGGRRYISYDALRGDAVPCSRPGVPYYNCRVSTTANPYTRGCESITRCRDDDPS